CAGAACAGTTACGTTGCATAAGAATTATTGattggcatttttatttattgtgaaACGTTCAAGATATTATAAAATAATTCCTAGTCACTAGAATAATTACAGCTGGCCTTGCAAAGTGCCGCATCTACTGGCgctctggtttaatttttgtTGTAAGACGTCTTGTCTCGTACTGCAGGATACGGCTTCTCTAACGCCGACAAGAGCAGCAGCGTTTGCGAGGCTTTGCTGGGGCCTGCGGCTGAGCTGCCGTTCTTGCAGTTGGAGGTATAAGCAGAGAAATAGTTCATCCTGTAAAGCTCTGCTCGGCTCTTACAGCAACCAAGCTTGCTCATCAGCAGAAAGAAATCCCTTCGAAATGCTTTGGTGAAAATTGCGTAGAGGAACGGGTTTGCGCAGGAGTTGACAGggtaaaataaaaccagcagaatCTTGGAGTTTGTCACTGTGATGAGAGGTACTTTAAAGGCAGCGGATATGGCAAAAAAGGAGATGGGGGCCATGCAGGTAAAATCCGTGAAGATCAGTATTGCCATTCTCTTGGCGACCTTGGTATCTTTATTGGCAGCTACCAGCTCTGGATTCTGAACAGCTATGTAAATCTTAATGTAGCAAGCACAAATGACAATGAAGGCGACAACATTTAGGACTAAGATCAGCAGTATGTAGGCTTGGGAAAGACCCGTTTCAATATCCATGGGTAAACAAATGCTGACCTTCATGTAACTGCTGACCCCTAAGAGAGGCAGCAGTGCTATTAAAATGGAGAATACCCAGCCACCGAGCATGATGGGCACAGCGTGCCTCAGCCGTAGCTTTCGGTCCAGCTGCATGGCGTAGGTGATCGTATGCCACCTTTCTATAGTGATCACCGTTAGCGTGTACACCGAGAGCTCGCTTGCAAACACGGTGAAAAAGCCGGCAGTACTGCAGCCGCTGCCTGTTTGCCAGTCTATTGCGTGGTTGTAGTACTGACCGCTTGTCTGGGCGTCAACAGAAGCAATGAGCAGCAGATAAAGTCCCATGCAAAAATCAGCAAAGGAGAGGTTGCACATGAGGAAGCGAGGAACAGTGAGCTTGTAATGGCTAGTTATGAGAACGAGGAGTACGGTGAAATTGCCAGCAATGGCAAGGATGTTTATAAACCAGATGAGGACTCTGAGAAAGCTGTATCCCAGGATGTCTTCACAGGGATTAAATGCATCTGGTTCCGGAGTGCACGTGAGTATTTTAGGCTGACAAAAGTCATACTCAAAGTCAAAGCTGGTCATCTCGCCGTCATCGAAAATGGCTGAGTAGCTGTAAGGAGAGGTTTCTTCATCTGTTGCAAACGGGTACGTATTCTTTTGTGCTGACCACAGCGATGTGTTGTAAGAGTCGTCTCtgtaactattaaaaaaacaaccccccacaaATAGAAGTGAACTATTTGTTACATACCGCTCACACTCTTTTGTAAAATACAACAGAtaacagttgttttaaaacagttACTTCCTACGTGTGTTTCTACAGGGTGTTTACATATAATGAAGCCTTGTAAGGATGCCTTTTGTTTGGGTAGCAGCCTTGGAGAGCCGCAGAGGTCATAGTCACATCCACAGGAATGCTTTTGTATACAGCTTACTTATTTGTAAGTACTTTATCTTGATTGCTTTGTAAGCGAGCCATCTTTCTCATGCTGCCAGCAGACTGCACTTCAAACTATAGCAACACTCAAAGTGATGGATTATAGTTTGATGCATACAGGTTTATCAGACAGTTATAAAAGCCAGACTAAAATAACCTAAGGATTTGAACTATGCACCCTTAGCTCCATTAGAGAAACGCACTTACCAAACAAAGTCCTGAGACTATGTATGACTTGGGGAGTGCTGAGGAATTTGATGTTCGCAGTATTAAAGCGAGGAGTAGAAGTTAACTAGGTAATGTTGATGGCTAGGAAGATACTAAGTTTAGACTGGACTAATGCCTAATTATAAATGTTTTTAGGTGTTTAAAATAGACCTCTCTAATCTCTAGGTCATCAATAGCGTGGGGCTAAGCCTAccaaagaagaaacattttaaaagcaaacacgGTCTCTTCTGATTCCCTGCCAGAACAGGTACCTACTGCACAACTCTCCAGTCATCCGAACTGTAAGCGTTTGGTGGGCAAACACTCGATCTGCAGCGTGAGATCTGGAAAGCATCTCTATGGAGGACAACTCTTCAGAAAACTGGTAGCTTTGGGATAACTTTAATACATGCTTAAACTTCCACATCTACTGAAGCATGTACATTAAACTATTTTTCTGGAGCAGGGTCTTAACTGGCAAATGAAGCTGAGCTGCTTTTCAGCTATTCCTACCTATTTCAGCTATTGGGCAAGTAACTTCCCAATCTTGTTATCCTAACTCTTCTCTCATTACATGGAAAACCGCCCGATGGCTTGCTTTTACTTGCCTGGGTTAAACTGGAAGAGCAAGGAATATGTTTGACttcatttattaataaaaaatgattgTGATTTTCTGAGAGGCCATGTAAACAGGTTGCCATGTGCAAGCTGGTTTTTTTCTAATAAGAGCTCAGGACTTTCAGCCGGTTTCTGCTGTGGTTCCCAAACTTTTCAGCTTGCAGCCTTTCAGCCCATGAATTGTGACCTTACTTCCATTTGCTTAATACAATGTCTGCTCAGAGAATTGCTGGGATTGGGACTTACCAAAGCGAAAAGCTTCAGGAGCCAATAGACTGGGCAGACTA
The genomic region above belongs to Calonectris borealis chromosome 3, bCalBor7.hap1.2, whole genome shotgun sequence and contains:
- the LHCGR gene encoding lutropin-choriogonadotropic hormone receptor isoform X2; protein product: MVPALLPLLLLPPLLPAGAGGRCPPRCACSQGALRCPPPPRGALPAPARASFTHLPVKVIPSHAFEGLRDAFIIEISQSDSLERIEASAFDSLPTLSEILILNTKNLLHIEDGAFRNLPRLKYLSICNTGIRQFPDLTQIFSLEAHFILELCDNLRMTTIPQNAFQGMNNESLTLKLYKNGFEDIHSHAFNGTKLNQLILKDNKNLRRIHNDALRGATGPDVLDISSTALESLPSYGLEAIQVLNATSSYSLKRLPPLDKFSSLLEAVLTYPSHCCAFRNLGTEKQNSLLSIFDNFSEECESTMRKSTNEIFYSAIFDDGEMTSFDFEYDFCQPKILTCTPEPDAFNPCEDILGYSFLRVLIWFINILAIAGNFTVLLVLITSHYKLTVPRFLMCNLSFADFCMGLYLLLIASVDAQTSGQYYNHAIDWQTGSGCSTAGFFTVFASELSVYTLTVITIERWHTITYAMQLDRKLRLRHAVPIMLGGWVFSILIALLPLLGVSSYMKVSICLPMDIETGLSQAYILLILVLNVVAFIVICACYIKIYIAVQNPELVAANKDTKVAKRMAILIFTDFTCMAPISFFAISAAFKVPLITVTNSKILLVLFYPVNSCANPFLYAIFTKAFRRDFFLLMSKLGCCKSRAELYRMNYFSAYTSNCKNGSSAAGPSKASQTLLLLSALEKPYPAVRDKTSYNKN
- the LHCGR gene encoding lutropin-choriogonadotropic hormone receptor isoform X1 produces the protein MVPALLPLLLLPPLLPAGAGGRCPPRCACSQGALRCPPPPRGALPAPARASFTHLPVKVIPSHAFEGLRDAFIIEISQSDSLERIEASAFDSLPTLSEILILNTKNLLHIEDGAFRNLPRLKYLSICNTGIRQFPDLTQIFSLEAHFILELCDNLRMTTIPQNAFQGMNNESLTLKLYKNGFEDIHSHAFNGTKLNQLILKDNKNLRRIHNDALRGATGPDVLDISSTALESLPSYGLEAIQVLNATSSYSLKRLPPLDKFSSLLEAVLTYPSHCCAFRNLGTEKQNSLLSIFDNFSEECESTMRKSTNEIFYRDDSYNTSLWSAQKNTYPFATDEETSPYSYSAIFDDGEMTSFDFEYDFCQPKILTCTPEPDAFNPCEDILGYSFLRVLIWFINILAIAGNFTVLLVLITSHYKLTVPRFLMCNLSFADFCMGLYLLLIASVDAQTSGQYYNHAIDWQTGSGCSTAGFFTVFASELSVYTLTVITIERWHTITYAMQLDRKLRLRHAVPIMLGGWVFSILIALLPLLGVSSYMKVSICLPMDIETGLSQAYILLILVLNVVAFIVICACYIKIYIAVQNPELVAANKDTKVAKRMAILIFTDFTCMAPISFFAISAAFKVPLITVTNSKILLVLFYPVNSCANPFLYAIFTKAFRRDFFLLMSKLGCCKSRAELYRMNYFSAYTSNCKNGSSAAGPSKASQTLLLLSALEKPYPAVRDKTSYNKN